The Candidatus Arthromitus sp. SFB-mouse-Japan genome includes a region encoding these proteins:
- a CDS encoding WecB/TagA/CpsF family glycosyltransferase — translation MYTNLTGYKIYTGSKDDLVNIIREHLLSNKNDKLNIVSGNPEVLLNGLNDNSLKKYFCRDDSVVIPDGVGIKILLKLLKKINICKIAGIDIMDEVLKICNEQSLKIYFVGTTDENLLLAIDNILKKYPNINIVGHNNGYFGDNSHDVFQRIKQSNTDVVFVAMGSPRQDIFINKYIDMLGCKLFMGVGGSFDLYAGKLNRAPRVMINLGLEWLYRVLKEPVRIKRLTSIPKFMMRSFKYHLKDRC, via the coding sequence ATGTATACAAATTTAACAGGATATAAAATATATACAGGAAGTAAAGATGATTTAGTAAATATAATACGTGAACATTTGTTATCAAATAAAAATGATAAATTAAACATAGTTTCTGGTAATCCAGAAGTTTTGTTAAATGGATTAAATGATAATTCCCTTAAAAAATATTTTTGTAGAGATGATAGTGTTGTCATACCAGATGGTGTTGGTATAAAGATACTTTTGAAATTACTAAAGAAAATAAATATTTGTAAGATTGCTGGAATTGATATAATGGATGAGGTTTTAAAGATTTGCAATGAGCAATCTTTAAAAATTTATTTTGTAGGTACTACAGATGAAAATTTATTATTAGCTATTGATAATATATTAAAAAAATATCCAAATATAAATATTGTTGGACATAATAATGGTTATTTTGGTGATAATTCACATGATGTTTTTCAAAGAATAAAGCAAAGTAACACTGATGTAGTATTTGTTGCTATGGGTAGCCCACGCCAAGATATTTTTATAAATAAATACATAGATATGCTTGGATGTAAATTATTTATGGGAGTTGGGGGGAGTTTTGATTTGTATGCTGGAAAGCTTAATAGAGCTCCAAGAGTGATGATAAATTTAGGATTAGAGTGGTTGTATAGGGTATTGAAGGAACCAGTAAGAATAAAGAGATTAACGAGTATACCTAAGTTTATGATGCGAAGTTTTAAATATCATTTAAAGGATAGATGCTAG